One stretch of Nicotiana tabacum cultivar K326 chromosome 18, ASM71507v2, whole genome shotgun sequence DNA includes these proteins:
- the LOC142172856 gene encoding uncharacterized protein LOC142172856 isoform X1, producing MLIVCCFLPHIHCDAHPLRDKCCTSTKVLGLVGWYDSNEGYWQDSYLRRFDAMTLLHQVLELLVNVYKSLRIIVLEATVIGRTFAASNTNCSYKEMVAFYILTSQDTFKRKLGGVHSKSVD from the exons ATGCTTATTGTCTGTTGTTTCCTTCCACACATCCATT GTGATGCACATCCATTGAGGGATAAATGCTGCACCAGTACAAAGGTTTTAGGATTGGTGGGTTGGTATGATAGCAATGAGGG ATACTGGCAGGATTCATACCTTAGAAGATTTGA TGCAATGACGTTGCTACACCAAGTGCTCGAATTGTTGGTGAATGTGTACAAAAGTTTGCGAATTATTGTACTG GAAGCTACAGTTATTGGAAGAACATTTGCAGCATCGAACACCAATTGCAGTTACAAAGAAATGGTAGCCTTCTACATTTTAACATCCCAG GATACTTTCAAACGAAAGCTTGGAGGAGTTCATTCAAAATCAGTCGATTGA
- the LOC142172856 gene encoding uncharacterized protein LOC142172856 isoform X2 encodes MLIVCCFLPHIHCDAHPLRDKCCTSTKVLGLVGWYDSNEGYWQDSYLRRFDAMTLLHQVLELLVNVYKSLRIIVLEATVIGRTFAASNTNCSYKEMDTFKRKLGGVHSKSVD; translated from the exons ATGCTTATTGTCTGTTGTTTCCTTCCACACATCCATT GTGATGCACATCCATTGAGGGATAAATGCTGCACCAGTACAAAGGTTTTAGGATTGGTGGGTTGGTATGATAGCAATGAGGG ATACTGGCAGGATTCATACCTTAGAAGATTTGA TGCAATGACGTTGCTACACCAAGTGCTCGAATTGTTGGTGAATGTGTACAAAAGTTTGCGAATTATTGTACTG GAAGCTACAGTTATTGGAAGAACATTTGCAGCATCGAACACCAATTGCAGTTACAAAGAAATG GATACTTTCAAACGAAAGCTTGGAGGAGTTCATTCAAAATCAGTCGATTGA
- the LOC142172856 gene encoding uncharacterized protein LOC142172856 isoform X3: MLIVCCFLPHIHCDAHPLRDKCCTSTKVLGLVGWYDSNEGYWQDSYLRRFDAMTLLHQVLELLVNVYKSLRIIVLEATVIGRTFAASNTNCSYKEMLLLIQIIVEFMP; this comes from the exons ATGCTTATTGTCTGTTGTTTCCTTCCACACATCCATT GTGATGCACATCCATTGAGGGATAAATGCTGCACCAGTACAAAGGTTTTAGGATTGGTGGGTTGGTATGATAGCAATGAGGG ATACTGGCAGGATTCATACCTTAGAAGATTTGA TGCAATGACGTTGCTACACCAAGTGCTCGAATTGTTGGTGAATGTGTACAAAAGTTTGCGAATTATTGTACTG GAAGCTACAGTTATTGGAAGAACATTTGCAGCATCGAACACCAATTGCAGTTACAAAGAAATG TTATTACTTATACAGATTATAGTGGAATTCATGCCTTAG